From Nymphaea colorata isolate Beijing-Zhang1983 chromosome 6, ASM883128v2, whole genome shotgun sequence, a single genomic window includes:
- the LOC116255721 gene encoding psbP-like protein 1, chloroplastic isoform X1 — translation MASLPALPQLGFSPCFKRRAPFLVKASHGENAVVDAQSEVVGRRQTLAMGAVAASISLLASAPVSFAAESLKGFQPVLDKTDGYSFFYPFGWQEVVVQGQDKVFKDVIEPLESVSVNLFPTSRQDIKELGPPQEVVDALIKKVLAPSSQTTKLIEAAEHVVDGRSYYTFEFVAKASNYTRHALGSISIANGKFYTLTTGSNERRWDKMKEKLHTVVDSFKVFAL, via the exons ATGGCGTCATTGCCCGCCCTCCCGCAG TTGGGTTTTTCCCCTTGCTTCAAGAGGAGAGCTCCTTTTCTTGTGAAGGCAAGTCATGGTGAAAATGCTGTCGTGGATGCTCAATCTG aaGTTGTTGGGAGGCGTCAAACACTTGCAATGGGAGCAGTTGCTGCTTCCATTTCTCTGCTTGCCTCGGCACCTGTTTCAT TTGCTGCAGAATCTCTTAAAGGATTTCAACCCGTGCTGGATAAAACCGATGGATATTCATTTTTCTATCCTTTCGGATGGCAG GAAGTTGTTGTACAGGGCCAAGACAAGGTTTTCAAAGACGTGATTGAGCCACTGGAAAGCGTTAGCGTCAACTTGTTTCCCACAAGTAGACAGGATATCAAGGAACTAGGTCCCCCGCAGGAG GTTGTGGACGCTTTGATTAAAAAGGTTTTGGCTCCTTCATCTCAAACTACAAAGCTAATTGAGGCAGCTGAG CATGTTGTTGATGGAAGGTCGTACTACACCTTTGAGTTTGTAGCTAAGGCTTCGAACTACACCCGCCATGCTCTTGGTTCCATCTCCATTGCCAATG GTAAATTCTATACGCTGACAACGGGATCCAATGAAAGGCGATGGGATAAGATGAAAGAGAAATTGCACACTGTTGTGGATTCCTTTAAAGTCTTTGCGTTGTAA
- the LOC116256380 gene encoding uncharacterized protein LOC116256380 has protein sequence MVQPRGSRVSAVFPLRLLVDEKKKKVVFAEAGKDLVDFFFSLMLLPLGAAVSLLGRESTPGSVGKLHESISNLDSSYFSKSPSASPSEVKDELKSPTLPCPRLRLGDLHLPYPRSSVRLLEVRMCDNCYGFASEVYDAKCPSCRREMTRTLKLVQPSAVEEKGFVKELVAYAITDDLSIAPLSTFSTLALMKRLKVTDLAPLQERTVMVGVEQGIKILGISLRSKTVLSDVFLSED, from the exons ATGGTGCAGCCGCGCGGAAGCCGTGTGAGTGCAGTTTTCCCTCTGAGGCTGCTGGTggacgagaagaagaagaaagttgtCTTTGCAGAAGCAGGGAAAGACCTGGTCGACTTCTTCTTCAGCCTTATGCTGCTGCCCTTGGGGGCCGCGGTCTCGTTGTTGGGAAGGGAATCAACCCCTGGATCTGTAGGGAAGCTGCATGAGAGCATAAGCAATTTGGATAGTTCTTACTTCTCGAAAAGCCCCTCTGCTTCACCTTCTGAAGTAAAGGACGAGCTCAAAAGCCCTACGTTACCTTGTCCCAGGCTCAGACTGGGGGACCTTCATCTGCCATATCCGAGGAGCAGTGTACGTCTTCTCGAGGTACGCATGTGCGACAACTGCTACGGCTTTGCGTCTGAAGTTTATGATGCAAAATGTCCTTCGTGTCGCCGGGAGATGACGCGAACACTCAAGCTTGTGCAACCGAGTGCTGTTGAGGAGAAAGGGTTTGTGAAGGAACTGGTAGCGTACGCCATAACCGACGATCTCTCCATTGCCCCCCTTTCCACCTTCTCCACTCTTGCTCTCATGAAGAGGCTCAAAGTGACCGACCTTGCTCCTTTGCAGGAGAGAACGGTCATGGTCGGAGTAGAGCAG GGAATAAAGATACTGGGCATATCTCTGCGATCAAAGACTGTGCTGTCAGACGTATTTCTGTCAGAGGATTAA
- the LOC116255721 gene encoding psbP-like protein 1, chloroplastic isoform X2 has protein sequence MASLPALPQLGFSPCFKRRAPFLVKASHGENAVVDAQSVVGRRQTLAMGAVAASISLLASAPVSFAAESLKGFQPVLDKTDGYSFFYPFGWQEVVVQGQDKVFKDVIEPLESVSVNLFPTSRQDIKELGPPQEVVDALIKKVLAPSSQTTKLIEAAEHVVDGRSYYTFEFVAKASNYTRHALGSISIANGKFYTLTTGSNERRWDKMKEKLHTVVDSFKVFAL, from the exons ATGGCGTCATTGCCCGCCCTCCCGCAG TTGGGTTTTTCCCCTTGCTTCAAGAGGAGAGCTCCTTTTCTTGTGAAGGCAAGTCATGGTGAAAATGCTGTCGTGGATGCTCAATCTG TTGTTGGGAGGCGTCAAACACTTGCAATGGGAGCAGTTGCTGCTTCCATTTCTCTGCTTGCCTCGGCACCTGTTTCAT TTGCTGCAGAATCTCTTAAAGGATTTCAACCCGTGCTGGATAAAACCGATGGATATTCATTTTTCTATCCTTTCGGATGGCAG GAAGTTGTTGTACAGGGCCAAGACAAGGTTTTCAAAGACGTGATTGAGCCACTGGAAAGCGTTAGCGTCAACTTGTTTCCCACAAGTAGACAGGATATCAAGGAACTAGGTCCCCCGCAGGAG GTTGTGGACGCTTTGATTAAAAAGGTTTTGGCTCCTTCATCTCAAACTACAAAGCTAATTGAGGCAGCTGAG CATGTTGTTGATGGAAGGTCGTACTACACCTTTGAGTTTGTAGCTAAGGCTTCGAACTACACCCGCCATGCTCTTGGTTCCATCTCCATTGCCAATG GTAAATTCTATACGCTGACAACGGGATCCAATGAAAGGCGATGGGATAAGATGAAAGAGAAATTGCACACTGTTGTGGATTCCTTTAAAGTCTTTGCGTTGTAA
- the LOC116255723 gene encoding uncharacterized protein LOC116255723 isoform X2 — MARPRTLYLLAYNVVQTCGWTLSLSWILANTALTKSLDGAYSSAASLIGLTPGSVTPALLQWGGRTHFLFAIVRRIPEVQELPSVFITFTAWSISEVIRYSHYAMSCIDLCPSWLIYLRYTAFIALYPIGVFPGEMWLMYQALPLIKGEHLYEAFFSSFPFSYYAFVVALLVCYPFLWFNLYMYLFRQRHSRLRKTRRGRKEE; from the exons ATGGCGCGCCCTCGAACCTTGTACCTCCTCGCCTACAACGTTGTCCAAACATGTggatg gacgctttctctctcttggatTCTGGCGAATACTGCACTCACCAAGAGTCTGGATGGCGCTTATTCTTCTGCAGCATCATTaatcg GTCTGACTCCTGGTTCGGTGACGCCTGCTCTGTTGCAATGGGGTGGAAGGACTCATTTCTTGTTCGCAATCGTTCGCCGAATTCCCGAG GTTCAAGAACTTCCCTCAGTTTTTATTACATTCACGGCATGGAGCATATCTGAG GTAATTAGATATTCCCATTATGCTATGAGTTGTATAGATCTTTGTCCATCTTGGCTCATTTACCTAAG GTATACAGCTTTTATTGCACTATACCCCATTGGGGTTTTCCCTGGAGAAA TGTGGCTTATGTATCAAGCACTTCCACTGATAAAGGGGGAGCACCTGTATGAGGCCTTCTTTAGCAGCTTCCCGTTCAGTTACTATGCCTTTGTTGTG GCCTTGTTGGTTTGTTACCCATTTTTGTGGTTCAACCTATACATGTACTTATTTAGACAACGACATTCTAGACTGCGCAAAACTCGGCGTGGTAGAAAGGAAGAGTAA
- the LOC116255723 gene encoding uncharacterized protein LOC116255723 isoform X1: MARPRTLYLLAYNVVQTCGWTLSLSWILANTALTKSLDGAYSSAASLIGFLQLLAVMEVLHALTGLTPGSVTPALLQWGGRTHFLFAIVRRIPEVQELPSVFITFTAWSISEVIRYSHYAMSCIDLCPSWLIYLRYTAFIALYPIGVFPGEMWLMYQALPLIKGEHLYEAFFSSFPFSYYAFVVALLVCYPFLWFNLYMYLFRQRHSRLRKTRRGRKEE, translated from the exons ATGGCGCGCCCTCGAACCTTGTACCTCCTCGCCTACAACGTTGTCCAAACATGTggatg gacgctttctctctcttggatTCTGGCGAATACTGCACTCACCAAGAGTCTGGATGGCGCTTATTCTTCTGCAGCATCATTaatcg GTTTCTTGCAGCTTCTTGCTGTAATGGAGGTACTGCATGCACTGACAG GTCTGACTCCTGGTTCGGTGACGCCTGCTCTGTTGCAATGGGGTGGAAGGACTCATTTCTTGTTCGCAATCGTTCGCCGAATTCCCGAG GTTCAAGAACTTCCCTCAGTTTTTATTACATTCACGGCATGGAGCATATCTGAG GTAATTAGATATTCCCATTATGCTATGAGTTGTATAGATCTTTGTCCATCTTGGCTCATTTACCTAAG GTATACAGCTTTTATTGCACTATACCCCATTGGGGTTTTCCCTGGAGAAA TGTGGCTTATGTATCAAGCACTTCCACTGATAAAGGGGGAGCACCTGTATGAGGCCTTCTTTAGCAGCTTCCCGTTCAGTTACTATGCCTTTGTTGTG GCCTTGTTGGTTTGTTACCCATTTTTGTGGTTCAACCTATACATGTACTTATTTAGACAACGACATTCTAGACTGCGCAAAACTCGGCGTGGTAGAAAGGAAGAGTAA
- the LOC116256551 gene encoding uncharacterized protein LOC116256551, with the protein MARGGWCKKLKRSSSHADEMIELKLVVDDENKRVLYAEAGVEFVDFLFGIMSLPLAFFAGPNECRLVVGRLYESLTNMEDSFFEASRWGKEELLRPALPSTFAGVKPGWPCEVKARRPGGKRPALKEKRGGGGMIYMITNELEVTPMSTASIIALMKSFEVSIGNVDERMVTVGPKEKMSILMALFSSKGVFTEVFLSPKVHNHAKPVLSPELTSNRPPAQKRHLRVTSARTPASSGRRGAGTKRNEGGTRRNTRGAKLRSSANRGRRGGGARPSANRGSRGGGSGRGGGRVGARQVAVSEAEEGKVPPCSPTGSDEDGEMHGDGEPVGGSHVIKTERESSD; encoded by the exons ATGGCAAGAGGGGGTTGGTGTAAAAAGCTCAAAAGAAGCAGCAGTCACGCTGATGAGATGATCGAGCTGAAGCTGGTGGTAGACGATGAGAACAAGAGGGTGTTGTACGCCGAGGCTGGCGTGGAGTTCGTTGATTTCCTCTTTGGCATCATGTCTCTGCCTCTGGCCTTCTTCGCCGGTCCGAATGAGTGCCGGCTGGTGGTGGGGAGACTCTACGAGAGCTTGACGAACATGGAAGACTCCTTCTTTGAGGCTTCGAGGTGGGGGAAGGAGGAGCTGCTGAGACCGGCGCTGCCCTCTACCTTCGCCGGTGTGAAACCCGGCTGGCCATGCGAGGTGAAGGCCAGGCGGCCAGGCGGCAAGCGGCCGGCGCTCAAAGAAAAACGTGGCGGTGGCGGGATGATCTACATGATAACGAATGAATTGGAGGTGACGCCAATGTCAACCGCTTCTATTATCGCTCTTATGAAGAGCTTCGAAGTCAGCATCGGCAATGTGGACGAAAGGATGGTCACTGTCGGGCCGAAGGAG AAAATGAGCATACTGATGGCGCTATTCTCATCAAAGGGTGTTTTCACAGAGGTTTTTCTATCCCCCAAAGTCCATAACCAT GCAAAGCCGGTGCTTTCACCTGAGCTCACAAGCAATCGACCGCCGGCTCAGAAAAGGCACCTCAGGGTCACAAGCGCTCGAACGCCGGCAAGCAGCGGAAGGAGGGGCGCCGGCACCAAGAGAAATGAGGGAGGGACTAGAAGGAACACAAGGGGAGCAAAGTTGCGTTCGTCAGCCAACCGTGGGCGCCGGGGTGGTGGTGCCCGGCCTTCAGCAAACCGGGGGAGCCGTGGCGGCGGTAGTGGCAGAGGAGGAGGCAGAGTAGGGGCGAGGCAGGTGGCAGTGTCTGAGGCCGAGGAAGGCAAAGTTCCTCCTTGTTCTCCGACCGGCAGTGATGAGGACGGTGAGATGCACGGTGACGGAGAGCCGGTGGGAGGATCTCACGTTataaagacagagagagaaagttccGACTAA
- the LOC116255720 gene encoding pentatricopeptide repeat-containing protein At5g42450, mitochondrial-like, which translates to MLGFAIVSVITRKKIPRLRPAFLSYHADPKPLHHTQKLHARLLKSGLLLMHDPVASSLVRLYCESAHFDNANKLLEEMPEWGLVSCTSLIGVFSKFGRGKDALHLFSRMLVRDVRPNQFTFGSVLHLCGNLQILDVGKQLHAASAKMGLHSNVFVGSAAADLYAKLGSIEDAVKAFDDILEPNVVSYTSLISGYLKHERVDDAVKLFSTIPERNVVSWNAMISGCSQTGHSEKALDLFVEMCRSGELPNETTFASVISSVGNIAAVGLARHLHACAVKSLRKLDVFVGNSLVSCYAKCGAMEESRQVFDRMPRRNIVSWNALIWGYAQNGRAREALDVFEEMKAVDGLRPNDVTLLCLLFACNHAGLVDEGSALFDLVKLEEPEILKAEHYACVVDLLSRAGRFREAENFLQKLPLNPGIGFWKALLGGCRIHSNMRMAELAAGKLLELDPEDVSSYVLLSNVYAAADRWHAVSKIRRMMSDKGMKRIPGCSWIEIRSKVYAFSTMDRRHPETDSIYDILRHCYLQLEEAGYCPNPIQSTHNDTE; encoded by the coding sequence ATGCTTGGATTTGCTATAGTTTCTGTCATCACAAGGAAAAAGATTCCCCGCCTTCGTCCTGCTTTTCTTTCCTACCATGCAGACCCCAAGCCGTTACATCACACCCAGAAGCTTCACGCTCGCCTCCTCAAGTCTGGGCTGCTGCTTATGCACGATCCAGTTGCCTCGAGTCTGGTTCGTTTGTATTGTGAATCTGCTCATTTCGACAATGCAAACAAGCTGCTTGAGGAAATGCCCGAGTGGGGTTTGGTTTCGTGTACGTCCTTGATCGGTGTTTTCTCCAAGTTCGGTCGTGGCAAGGATGCTTTGCATCTCTTCTCTCGCATGCTTGTGCGCGATGTTAGACCCAACCAGTTCACTTTTGGCTCTGTCCTCCATCTCTGTGGCAACCTGCAGATTCTCGATGTGGGGAAGCAACTGCACGCTGCTTCAGCAAAGATGGGGTTGCACTCGAACGTCTTTGTGGGTAGTGCTGCCGCAGATCTCTACGCTAAGTTGGGCAGCATAGAAGATGCCGTCAAGGCGTTTGATGACATTTTGGAGCCAAATGTTGTTTCTTACACTAGCCTGATTTCTGGGTATCTGAAACATGAGAGGGTTGATGATGCTGTTAAGTTGTTCAGTACCATCCCTGAAAGGAATGTGGTGTCTTGGAATGCTATGATCTCTGGCTGTAGTCAAACAGGGCACAGTGAAAAAGCGTTGGATCTGTTTGTTGAGATGTGCAGAAGTGGTGAGTTGCCAAATGAGACGACGTTTGCAAGTGTTATAAGCTCTGTTGGCAACATAGCAGCGGTCGGACTAGCCAGGCATTTGCACGCCTGTGCTGTCAAGTCCCTAAGAAAACTTGACGTTTTCGTGGGTAATTCCCTCGTCAGCTGCTACGCAAAATGTGGGGCAATGGAGGAGAGTCGCCaagtgtttgatagaatgcCTAGACGGAACATTGTTTCATGGAATGCTTTGATTTGGGGGTATGCACAAAATGGTAGAGCAAGGGAAGCTTTGGATGTGTTTGAGGAAATGAAAGCTGTTGATGGCCTAAGACCTAATGATGTCACTCTGCTTTGCTTACTATTTGCCTGCAACCATGCAGGCCTTGTAGATGAGGGGTCTGCGTTGTTTGATCTGGTAAAGCTGGAGGAGCCTGAGATCTTGAAAGCTGAACATTATGCTTGTGTGGTCGATCTCCTTTCACGTGCCGGCCGCTTTAGAGAAGCTGAAAATTTTCTGCAGAAACTGCCACTTAATCCGGGGATTGGGTTCTGGAAAGCTTTGCTTGGTGGATGCCGGATACATTCCAACATGAGGATGGCTGAGCTTGCAGCAGGAAAGCTGCTGGAGTTGGACCCTGAGGATGTCTCCAGTTATGTGCTACTGTCAAACGTTTATGCTGCAGCCGATCGCTGGCATGCGGTGTCAAAGATTCGAAGGATGATGTCTGATAAGGGAATGAAAAGAATCCCTGGCTGCAGTTGGATTGAGATAAGGAGCAAGGTCTATGCATTTTCTACTATGGATAGAAGGCATCCTGAGACTGATAGTATATATGACATATTGAGACACTGCTATCTGCAATTAGAGGAGGCAGGATATTGTCCTAACCCGATTCAAAGCACTCACAATGATACTGAATGA